The genome window TCAAAACCGAAGGTGTTGTGGCAACTGGCTCTTGGCCGTTCCAAGTAAATGGCCTGACCGCCGCCAAAGCCGCAGTAGGAAGCGTAATCCCCGTAGAAGGTGCAACCGGATGGGCCGATACCAGCATGATGCACGCCAAAGCCCCCAATCCGAATTGTGCCTATAAGTGGTTGAATCATTCGCTAAACAAAAAACTACAAGGCGACTTGGCCGCATGGTTTGGCTCTGTTCCTGCTGTTCCCGATGCCTGTAACAACAATACATTACTTGGTGCGGAAGGGTGTAAAACCAATGGCATTCAGAACTTCGATAAAATCCACTTCTGGAAAACACCCGATTGTCCGAACGGCAAATGTGTTCCTTATAGCGAGTGGACAAAGCAGTATTTAGCAGTTATGGCCAGTAAGTCATAGTCATACCACCATAGTAAACCGGGTAGATGATCATAAAGTTTACCCGGCTTTTGCTTAAAGCCAACCTTCATTTATCAATCAGTTTAAAGAAATGCAACATACATTATGGATCAATGGTGCATGGGCAGATGCCAAAGACGGAAGCCTGATGACCATTACCAATCCTGCCACGGGCGCGGAAATCGCCCAAGTGGTTAATGCTGGTACAAAGGATGTAGATAGGGCCGTGCAAGCAGCAAAAACGGCATTTGAGGATGGAAGATGGTCTAAAAAGCCTCCGCGCGATCGGTCGTATGCGCTGTGGAAATTGGCAGACTTGATCGAACAACACGCCGAGCGTTTGGCCAAGGCCGAGAGCGAGAACACCGGAAAGCCCTACAGTTTTGTGAGCTTGGGCGCAGATTTACCGTTTGCCATAGACAACTTGCGGTTTTTTGCCGCTGCTGCTCGCGATGTACACGGCTCTCATGCGGGTGAATTTACCGACGGATTTACGTCCATGTTTCGCCGTGAACCGGTGGGCGTGGTTGCACAAATTGCCCCTTGGAACTATCCGCTGATGATGGCCATCTGGAAATTGGGGCCAGCACTGGCCGCCGGATGCACGACCATTCTAAAACCCGCACCGGGAACACCACTTTCTACCCTACTCTTGGCGGAGTTGATCGCCGAGGCTGGTGTTCCGGAAGGAGTAGTGAATATCCTTACAGGTGGCAACGAGGCCGGACAAGCACTTGTGGAACATCCCGATGTGCGCATGGTGAGCCTGACAGGTTCTACAGGAACCGGAAAAAAGGTCATGAAAACCGCCGCAGATACCCTAAAACGGGTACATTTGGAATTGGGTGGGAAAGCACCCCTCCTCGTGTTTGACGATGCCGATGTAGAATCCTTTGCCAGCAAAGCGACCATCGGTGCAACCTTTAATACGGGTCAAGATTGCACGGCTGCTACGCGGATTTATGTGGCCGAAGATCGGATGAAGGACGTACAAGAAGCCGTGGTGGAAGCCATGCGTAGCGTGGTGATTGGAATGCCTTTCGACGATGAAACCCAAATGGGGCCACTAATCTCTTCGGCACAACGCGAACGGGTGCAGGGCTTTGTAGAACGGGCCAAAGCAACAGGAGCAAAGGTTCTTACAGGAGGCGGTGCGCCAAAAGACTTGGGAAATGGCTTCTTCTTTGAACCAACGGTGATTGTAGAGGCCGACCAAAAGTCCGAAATCATCCAATCCGAGGTATTTGGGCCAGTTCTCACGATCAATACGTTCAAAAATGAGGAAGAAGCGGTGCGCTTGGCCAATGATGTGAACTTTGGCTTGGCGGCCTCGGTCTTTACGAAGGATGTGGCACGCGCCATGCGGGTTGTCCGCGATCTGGAGTATGGAACGGTATGGGTGAATGACCACATCCCACTCACTTCCGAAACCCCACACGGCGGGTTTAAGCAATCTGGGTTTGGAAAAGACCTTTCTGCAGAAGCCGTGTCGGATTATCAGGTCACAAAACACGTTATGATTGCCAATAGTTAAGAAGTCGGGCGGGTTGCAGATAGGTAGCCCGCCTTTTTTAGCCTCCCAACCTCCATGAATCCAGCCATTTCTTTCGAGCAAGTCTCCCGACATTTTGGCACCGTAAAAGCAGTGGACGAAGCCAGTTTTCAAGTTTCCGATGGTGCTTTTTTTACCATGCTGGGGCCTTCGGGATCGGGCAAAACCACTTGCCTACGGATGATCGCCGGCTTTGACCTCCCCACCTCCGGCATCATTCGGGTGTTTGGACAAGAAGTCACAAACCTGCCGCCCTACGAACGGGACGTAAACACCGTCTTTCAGGACTATGCCCTCTTCCCTCATATGACCGTAGCGCAAAATGTGGAATATGGGTTGATGATCCGCAAAGTCCAGAAAGCCGAGCGCCAAAAACGGGTACAAGAGATGTTGGATTTGGTGCATCTGCCAGAGGTAGGAAGCCGAAAACCCAATCAGCTTTCCGGCGGGCAACGCCAGCGCATCGCATTGGCACGCGCCCTTATCAATCGTCCTAAAATCTTGCTCTTAGACGAGCCACTGGGCGCGTTAGACCTAAAATTGCGACAACAAATGCAGGTGGAGCTAAAAGCCATCCAACAAGAAGTGGGTATTACTTTTGTTTTTGTAACACACGACCAAGAAGAGGCAATGGCGCTGAGCGACCAAATTGCTGTATTTAATCAAGGTAAAATTGAGCAAATTGGTTCACCACAAGACCTGTACGAGCATCCACAAACGGCATTTGTCGCCAATTTTGTCGGAACTTCCAACCTGATTTCGGATGAAATTGCGCACAAACTTACAGGAGAATACGGCACGTTCTCGGTTCGTCCAGAAAAGATGCACCTCCTCCAAGAACAAGTTCCCGTACCCGCCAACCATTATCGGCTACAAGGTGTGGTAGCAGATGTGGTATATCTTGGCATTTTCACCCGTTTCACCGTCCGAACCCCCGAAGGTTTATTGCTCCAAGTGATTGACCAGAACCGAGAAGCCCAAGACGAGCGCAAAGGGGATACCGTGCAGGTGATTTGGGCAAAAGAAGCCCTCAACAAATTATCCGATTAAGCCTATGATCCGACGTTTTTCTACTTATTTATACAATCATCCTGCTGTATTACTAGCCTTATTACTGGGACCACCTTTGGGCTGGATGCTGGTGATTTATCTCGGATCCTTGGCCGCGCTTTTGTTCCAGTCGTTTTATCATTTGGATGGCTTTACCGGGCAAGTAGTGCGCGAGCTGTCGTTTCTTACCTACCGCGATTTATTCTCGGCGGCGCATATGACCATTGTATTAAAAACGATGGTTATGGCACTTTCGGTAACGATGGGTTCGGTTCTTATTGCTTTCCCGCTGGCCTATTACAGCGTTCGCTACGCGGGTAAACGTCTCAAGGTGTTGCTCTATTTTGCGGTTGTTTTGCCATTGTGGTCTTCCTATATCATTCGGGTGTATGCCTGGAAGCTCATGCTCGCCAAAGAAGGCATTGTTTCTTGGTTTTTTGCCCAATTAGGGCTTTCTGGCGTGTTGGAGTGGCTACTTTCCATGCCCGTTGTGGGCGGCTCCTCGCTATCCGTATCCAATTTTGGCTTATTTCTGGTCTTTACCTACATCTGGTTGCCCTATATGATTTTGCCCATTCAATCGTCATTGGAGCGCATTCCACATTCTTTGTTGGATGCCTCAGGGGATTTGGGGGCGCGGCCTTTGCAAACTTTTCGCCGGATTGTCTTGCCCTTGGCATCACCGGGCGTGGTGGCCGGAAGCATCTTTACCTTCTCGCTTACACTGGGCGATTATATCATTCCCTCCATCATCGGAGACTCCACCCCTTTCATCGGGATGGCGGTCTATAGTTATCAAGGAACAGCCGGAAACTTGCCCCTTGCGGCAGCCTTTACCGTACTCCCGATGGTGATTATGGTCTTTTATCTCTTGGGCGCACGAAAGGCTGGTGCGTTTGATGCACTCTAAATATCAAATGGCATAAGCGCATGAAAAACAAAAATTTGGGCCTTGCAATTGCCATGTGGGCAGTAGTGGCCTTCTTGCACATTCCCTTTTTTGTGGTGATGTTGTATGCCTTCACCACCGATTCTTCCACCTTCACATTCCCCCCACCCGGATTAACCCTCAAGTGGTTTGGCGTGGCGTGGAGCCGTGCCGATATGTGGGCCGCCTTGAGCCTCTCGGCACGAGTCGCAGCCATTTCAACCTTGGTTGCCCTCGTTTTGGGTACGCTGGCAGCCGCAGCGGTGTACCGCAGCCGCTTCTTTGGACGAGAAGCCATCTCGTTCCTACTCGTCTTACCGATTGCCCTGCCCGGCATCGTGACGGGTATTGCCCTCAGGGCAGCGATGGGCGAGGCGGGCATGACCTTCAACTTCTGGACGATCGTTATTGGACACGCCACGTTTTGCGTGGTGGTGGTGTATAATAATGTCTTGGCAAGATTCCGGCGCTCCAATCCGTCGTTGGTAGAAGCCTCGATGGACTTGGGCGCGGATGGCTGGCAAACGTTTCGATATGTGGTTTTTCCGAATATCTCTTCCGCTTTGGTAGCCGGCGGGATGCTGGCCTTCGCCCTCTCGTTCGACGAGGTGATTGTCACTACGTTCACCGCCGGACAACAAGCCACCTTGCCCATTTGGATTTTTAGCCAACTCACCAAACCCCGAGACCGACCTGTAACCAATGTGGTGGCCTTTTTTGTGGTGATCGTTACCACCCTTCCCATTTTATGGGCGCTGTTCCAAAACCGAAAGTTCGAGGAGCAAACCCAAAGTGATTGAGGTTTGAGGAGATAGAAATGCGAATAGACACTAAAAATGAGCGTTATCACTCACCTGCACTTACCGCACAGGCCTCATGTGTTTATACAAGAAGCAAGGAAGTGCAAAAGGTAATATTTGGTTCTTCGTCCGCTCTGAAAAATATTTTTTATCTTTGAATCGTATTACACCACCCATATCAACGTCTAAATTAAGCAAACAGCGCTTATACATCTTCGCCGCGCACCCATGCAACGCTATTAATCAAGATACTTTGGGGACAAACGGTTTCGCACTCGCCATGATTTGGGCAACCGCCGCACTGGTTCGTGGTGACGGAGTCAGTGGTAAAGTTTCTTAGTTCTTCTCCGGCCTAATCACCTCGTATCGTCCTTCATGATTGATTCGGTAGCGGGTCTTTTCACCGGGCGCGGTCAAGTTCGCCTCGAAAGTATTGGCGGTGGTTTGCATCGAAAGGCGGTACGTTTTCCCTTCTTGTCGTAAGGTAGCCGGAACACCTAAGGCTACGGCAGTCGTCCCAAATTTTCCAGTTTTCGCCATTTTTAGCTGCTGGCGGTAATAAACTTCTCGGAGGGTCTTTCGGAAGGGTTCGTCTGATGGCAGGACGAAAGGCGTATCTTTGGATTCAGAAAATTGGACATACCCCCACCGTTCTGGAAAGTGCATATTCACCAAACCTTGCGGCGACCATACCCAGTTGTCCTCGTGTAGTGGCTTGCCGTCCGGGGCTTTCATCTTTTCATAGGCCGTTCCGTTCCATGTCGTTTGCCACTCCACCCGCGAGAAGTTCATGCGCCAAACATCGCCCAGTTGAGGCTTTAACGGATCCACACCAAATCGGAGCGATTTGAACGGAATCGCCATTTCAAGCGTCCAACCTTGGTCTGTGTCCGATCCATCATTCAATGTTCCGTTTAAGGCAACCCCCGTTCTGAGGTCGCGTACATCCCAAGCAATCAACGAGGGGCCACCATCCCGATAGGGCCGCACCAAAAACAAGTCAAAGATTTGTTTGCGTGCATTTACTTCTACTTCAAAGTAGGCGTGCGTATCGCCATCATGGTCTATAAATACCTCAAAATCGTTTTCGTGAAAGGTAATCATGTCGTGCTGTTCATAAGTCGCCCAGAGGTGGGGTTCCTCCATTTCGGCAGCAATATAGAGGAATTCGTCGTCCCAGAGCATTTTTGCACGGGTTTTAAAGCGTGGTTTGGGTTTGTCTTCCCCTTCAATATCCGCAAAGTCCACGGTCCATGAAGTCTCTTGCCATGCAGCTTCGTCTAAGCGCCCATCTATCGTTAGTGGCCACTTGATTTTCGCCGCCACATAGGTTTGTGGCATTTTCTGAAAGCGGGAAAAGGGTACCTCTTTCCACGGGTATTGCGCCCATCCAAAGAAGGGAGTTCCAAACAATAGCATCAAAACGTATTTCATGAATATTGGTTTATGAAGTGAGTCTCTAAGATATTTCAAAAAGTACTATTTTCCAATGACTTTGGTGTAATGGAGTCCCCTACAATTCCCAAAGAGGACTTCTTACGGGATATCTCCCATAAAATCTGCTTCCTAATAACACCTTTAAAAGCGATTTTGCACCCAATTTGATTTCCACTCAACCCTTGTTATCATGGAAAAGAAGCATATTGTGATAGTCGGAACCAACTTTGCCGGCTATACCGCAGCCATCGAGTTAAAAGAATTGGTGGGGAATAACCACCGCGTAACGGTAGTCGCTAATACGCATAATTTCCTGTTTTTTCCTTCACTTATTTGGTTTCCCTTCGGACTGCGTGACGAAAAGGACATCACTTTTGACGTTCGGCCTATTTATGCGCGTCATCATATTAACTTTATTGAGGCGCAAGTTACCCACTTCGATCTCGAGAAGAGTCAGATATTTACCAAAGACGGGCAAACCATTGGATATGATTATGTAGTCATTGCTACTGGCCCGAAAGTGGACACCGAATATATTCCGGGGTTGAAGGAATATTCCCACTCCATTGTGGGGCTTCCGCCCGCCATGCGCACCCGCGAGGGTTGGAATAAGTTCTTGGCAGATCCTGGCCCTGTGGTAATTGGATCGGCTCCGGGTGCAGGATGTTTTGGCGCGGCATATGAATTTCTCTTCAACACCCGCTACCAGATTGCCAAGCACCACCTCAAAAAACAAGCGCCGCTCACCTATGTAACAGCTGAGCCCTTTTTAGCACACTTCGGTATCAATGGTTTTGGGAATGCCCAAAAAATGTGTGAGTGGATGTTCAAAATGTACCACATCAACGCTCACCTAAACACCGCCATTACCGAAGTCCGGCCCGATGGCGTGGTCTTAGACAACGGCGAAGTATTGCCGTCTAAATTCACGATGATTATGCCACGTTTTCTGGGGGTGGATGCCGTCCGTAATACACCCAACTTGACCAACGCCAATGGGTTTATAGAGGTGGACGATAGCTATGCCCATCCACTCTATCCGAATGTGTATGCTGCTGGGGTAGCCGTGGATGTTAAGCCGCCCGCCCAAACGGAAATCCCATGTGCTGTACCTAAAACAGGATGGCCCTCCGAACAAATGGCCAAAACAGCCGTCAAAAACATTGTGGCAGACATCAAAGGCTTGCCCAAGTTGCACCAGAGATTCGATGACATGGCCGCTTATTGCATCATGGATACCGGAAATATGGGCATGATGATTGTCGGCGATCATATGCTCTCGCCCCGCGAACACGAGTTTATTATCCCCGGTCCTGAAGCACACTGGGCCAAAATCGCTTTCGAGAAATACTTTATGTACTCCCGCCGCCACGGACACGTCTGAGGCACACCGCCCACAATCGCAAAAACCGGAGAACACCCTTAGTCCTCCGGTTTTTTGTTGTAAAGATCTTGCCGAAAAGCCGTTTATCCGGCTAGTTTAAGGTCTTTTGCCCGTAACTGAAAGGAGGTTTGGCCCATAAAATTATTTTCGTCTATGGTGAAGAGCATGTCCAACGGCCTCCCATATTGCAAACTCTCGCGGACGGTCGGATAGAGGGCATGAAGACCGAAGCCAATCACATCGAACGTAGGTGATGCTTGTCCATTATGGCCTTGTTGTACCTGAAACTTAAGGTGGCCGTCTCGCCCCACCAAAGTGGGTTGCGATTTTACTTGTACCCCCGTTCCCATGAAGACCGGTTGCCGGTTTTGTGGGCCAAAAGGTCCAAATTGCTCCAAGATCTGTTTAAACCGAGGTGTAATGTCCTGAAGAGCCAGCGGCGCATCCACCACAATTTCTGCCTTCAGTTGATTCGGCTGGATGGTTTGGCTTACCACTTCGTTTAGCTGCTCGGTGAAGGCTTCCAAATGGGCAACGGGCAGGGTGAGTCCGGCAGCAAAGGCATGACCACCAAATTTAGCAAGCAAGTGGTCGCACGACCGAATGGCATCGTAAATATTATATCCAGGAACACTTCTCGCAGACCCTTTGGCCATGCCATTGGCGGTGGTAAGCAAGACAGTTGGCCGATAAAAACGCTCTACCAAACGGCTGGCCACAATACCAATAACGCCCAGATGCCATCCGGGATGGTGTAGTACAATGGCGTGTTGCATACAAGTAGAGGCACGACTTTCCATCAACTGTACGGCTTCTTCAAACGTCTTCGAGTCCATCAACCGTCGTTCACCATTCAACTTTTCGAGGCGTTGGGCTTGTTTTAGGGCGCGGTCTGGATTGGTGGCAATCATCAACTCCACCGCTTCCGCCGCATCGCCCATTCGTCCGGCTGCATTGATGCGTGGCCCAATACCAAATACAATCTGTGATGTTGAACAACTGGCTAAATCTTGCCCCCCTTGCAAGGCCAGCATCCGCAATCCAATACGCGGATTGGTTTGGATTCGGCGTAATCCTTCGTACATTAACAAGCGGTTTTCTCCCAGAATCGGGACAATATCCGAAGCAATGGCAAGGGCTACCAGATCTAAATATTCCCATGCATCTTCGGGAGGACTTCCCAACTTGGAAAGGGTTGCCTGTATGAGTTTGAACCCAACCCCGCATCCCGTTAGTTCCTTAAACGGATATGGGCAGTCAGGCCGTTTTGGATCTAACACTGCCAGTGCATCTGGAATGGCCTCTTCGGCATTATGATGGTCGCAAACCACCAGATCAATGCCTTTTTCGCGGCAATAATCGGCGGCGGCATGGCCTGTTATGCCACAATCCAAGGCAATCATGAGGGTTGCTCCCCGGAAAGCGGCAAAGTCAATCCCACGACAACATAGGCCATATCCATCGGTGTAACGATCGGGAATAAAAAACTCGGCATCGAGGCCGTGTTGGCGCAGAAAACTCACCATAAGCGCCGTTGCCGTTGTCCCGTCCACATCATAATCGCCATATACCACCACTTTTTCCCCTTGCAAGATGGCTTTTTGCAGCCGCTCTGCCGCCACATCCATGTCTAACATCAGGAAAGGGTCGTGCAAATCGTCCAAGGAAGGGCGGAAAAATCGCCGGGCTTCCTCATAAGTTTCAATTCCCCGTAGCGAGAGCGCCATCCCCAGCGCAGGTGGTAAATCATTCAGTTGGGCACACAACGCAGCAATTACATGAGGATGCTCTGGTCGGGGTAACAACCAGCGGTATTTCATTGTTGTAATGTATTTATGCTATTAAATTTCTGGCACTTAGATAAGGTAATTCGTATCGCGCGTTTGCGCTCGCGCGTGCCTGATAGCATATAAAAACCCCGGGTACAAGAAACCCGGAAGGACTTGGTAGGTCGGTTTGAGGAAACTTAAGAGAGAGAATCAGGAAATCATGCGTTTTATTGAACGTTGTGCAAAATACGTTTTACCTTATGGTTAAGAATGTAAGACGAAAAGCGCATAATTGCAAGAAGTTCATGAAGTGATGTTGCGATTATTGCGAAAAAAACCGAAGATTGGGTAAAGAGGTTTTTTTTTAAAAAACAAATGATTGCAAGGCTAAAAATCTGTCATTATTTTGATAGCCCCAAATCTACGGGATGTAGCGCAGCCCGGTAGCGCGCTTCGTTCGGGACGAAGAGGTCGTGGGTTCGAATCCCGCCATCCCGACAAAGCCTGATTCTTCGGAGTCAGGCTTTTTTTAATGTACCTTAATGCCATCCTTTGGGAACTCCGCCAGCATTTTAACGGCCATGCGTGCTTTCTGGATTTGCCTCGGACGGTCCAAGAGCGCAGGTTCTGATCCGGCTTCTCCTAAGGTGCGTGGGGTTTCCAATTGGGCAAGGCGATCTATGGTGGACAATCCCGAAACCACTTCACCAAAACAGGAGAATTGAAGGTCTAACCAAGGAGCACCTCCGGCACGCGAATAGTGGCGTCTGGCTTCTTGTGAAAAGCGAAACTCTTTAAGCCCCGTTAGTTCCCGCACCTGCGCTTCTTGATCGTCTAAGATCATTTTTGGAATTGGTTCTCCGCCTTGAACAATATAGAACTGACTACCGGAGGACTTTCCGGGTACTTCTGCCGATTGCAGGGCACACACCTCACCCCGTTTGTGGAAGGAATACGGTAAAATTTCCGAATCAATCACATAGCCTGGACCGCCCAGCCCATCATCCGCCGGGTTGTTGTTCTTGGAGTTAGGATCACCTCCCTGAATCATCAGGCCACTCATCACACGATGGAAAAACAAGCCATCATAAAAGCCGGATGTGGCCAGTTTAATAAAGTTATCGCGGTGTTTGGGCGTTTCTTCGTACAGGCGAACCACCATCTTGCCAAGTGGTGTCGTAATCTCGGCGTAGTGGTGTGGGTCTGTTGCGGTGGTATCGCTCAGGGTTGGCAGCGGGTTCTTTGATGCCGGAGACTGTTTTTCTATAGCTTCGGTGGATGCTTGGTGTTTTTGACAAGCCGGAATCACCAAGAGTGTGGCTACGACTAAGGCCCAAAAGAGTGGGTTGCCAGATAAATGGTGCATCCACATGCGCTATCGAATGGTTGATGAACAAAACTAAAACAGTTAGCAGTTGGGTTGTTTCCGGAAAGCTCAATCTGCCAAAAAGGCCCGTAGAACCCCGTTAGACCAGCCAAATCCGTCTTGTAAAGGATATTCTCCCCCGCCTGCT of Bacteroidetes Order II. bacterium contains these proteins:
- a CDS encoding gamma-aminobutyraldehyde dehydrogenase, whose product is MQHTLWINGAWADAKDGSLMTITNPATGAEIAQVVNAGTKDVDRAVQAAKTAFEDGRWSKKPPRDRSYALWKLADLIEQHAERLAKAESENTGKPYSFVSLGADLPFAIDNLRFFAAAARDVHGSHAGEFTDGFTSMFRREPVGVVAQIAPWNYPLMMAIWKLGPALAAGCTTILKPAPGTPLSTLLLAELIAEAGVPEGVVNILTGGNEAGQALVEHPDVRMVSLTGSTGTGKKVMKTAADTLKRVHLELGGKAPLLVFDDADVESFASKATIGATFNTGQDCTAATRIYVAEDRMKDVQEAVVEAMRSVVIGMPFDDETQMGPLISSAQRERVQGFVERAKATGAKVLTGGGAPKDLGNGFFFEPTVIVEADQKSEIIQSEVFGPVLTINTFKNEEEAVRLANDVNFGLAASVFTKDVARAMRVVRDLEYGTVWVNDHIPLTSETPHGGFKQSGFGKDLSAEAVSDYQVTKHVMIANS
- a CDS encoding ABC transporter ATP-binding protein; this encodes MNPAISFEQVSRHFGTVKAVDEASFQVSDGAFFTMLGPSGSGKTTCLRMIAGFDLPTSGIIRVFGQEVTNLPPYERDVNTVFQDYALFPHMTVAQNVEYGLMIRKVQKAERQKRVQEMLDLVHLPEVGSRKPNQLSGGQRQRIALARALINRPKILLLDEPLGALDLKLRQQMQVELKAIQQEVGITFVFVTHDQEEAMALSDQIAVFNQGKIEQIGSPQDLYEHPQTAFVANFVGTSNLISDEIAHKLTGEYGTFSVRPEKMHLLQEQVPVPANHYRLQGVVADVVYLGIFTRFTVRTPEGLLLQVIDQNREAQDERKGDTVQVIWAKEALNKLSD
- a CDS encoding ABC transporter permease; translated protein: MIRRFSTYLYNHPAVLLALLLGPPLGWMLVIYLGSLAALLFQSFYHLDGFTGQVVRELSFLTYRDLFSAAHMTIVLKTMVMALSVTMGSVLIAFPLAYYSVRYAGKRLKVLLYFAVVLPLWSSYIIRVYAWKLMLAKEGIVSWFFAQLGLSGVLEWLLSMPVVGGSSLSVSNFGLFLVFTYIWLPYMILPIQSSLERIPHSLLDASGDLGARPLQTFRRIVLPLASPGVVAGSIFTFSLTLGDYIIPSIIGDSTPFIGMAVYSYQGTAGNLPLAAAFTVLPMVIMVFYLLGARKAGAFDAL
- a CDS encoding ABC transporter permease — its product is MKNKNLGLAIAMWAVVAFLHIPFFVVMLYAFTTDSSTFTFPPPGLTLKWFGVAWSRADMWAALSLSARVAAISTLVALVLGTLAAAAVYRSRFFGREAISFLLVLPIALPGIVTGIALRAAMGEAGMTFNFWTIVIGHATFCVVVVYNNVLARFRRSNPSLVEASMDLGADGWQTFRYVVFPNISSALVAGGMLAFALSFDEVIVTTFTAGQQATLPIWIFSQLTKPRDRPVTNVVAFFVVIVTTLPILWALFQNRKFEEQTQSD
- a CDS encoding carbohydrate-binding family 9-like protein, translating into MKYVLMLLFGTPFFGWAQYPWKEVPFSRFQKMPQTYVAAKIKWPLTIDGRLDEAAWQETSWTVDFADIEGEDKPKPRFKTRAKMLWDDEFLYIAAEMEEPHLWATYEQHDMITFHENDFEVFIDHDGDTHAYFEVEVNARKQIFDLFLVRPYRDGGPSLIAWDVRDLRTGVALNGTLNDGSDTDQGWTLEMAIPFKSLRFGVDPLKPQLGDVWRMNFSRVEWQTTWNGTAYEKMKAPDGKPLHEDNWVWSPQGLVNMHFPERWGYVQFSESKDTPFVLPSDEPFRKTLREVYYRQQLKMAKTGKFGTTAVALGVPATLRQEGKTYRLSMQTTANTFEANLTAPGEKTRYRINHEGRYEVIRPEKN
- a CDS encoding FAD-dependent oxidoreductase is translated as MEKKHIVIVGTNFAGYTAAIELKELVGNNHRVTVVANTHNFLFFPSLIWFPFGLRDEKDITFDVRPIYARHHINFIEAQVTHFDLEKSQIFTKDGQTIGYDYVVIATGPKVDTEYIPGLKEYSHSIVGLPPAMRTREGWNKFLADPGPVVIGSAPGAGCFGAAYEFLFNTRYQIAKHHLKKQAPLTYVTAEPFLAHFGINGFGNAQKMCEWMFKMYHINAHLNTAITEVRPDGVVLDNGEVLPSKFTMIMPRFLGVDAVRNTPNLTNANGFIEVDDSYAHPLYPNVYAAGVAVDVKPPAQTEIPCAVPKTGWPSEQMAKTAVKNIVADIKGLPKLHQRFDDMAAYCIMDTGNMGMMIVGDHMLSPREHEFIIPGPEAHWAKIAFEKYFMYSRRHGHV
- the recJ gene encoding single-stranded-DNA-specific exonuclease RecJ; this encodes MKYRWLLPRPEHPHVIAALCAQLNDLPPALGMALSLRGIETYEEARRFFRPSLDDLHDPFLMLDMDVAAERLQKAILQGEKVVVYGDYDVDGTTATALMVSFLRQHGLDAEFFIPDRYTDGYGLCCRGIDFAAFRGATLMIALDCGITGHAAADYCREKGIDLVVCDHHNAEEAIPDALAVLDPKRPDCPYPFKELTGCGVGFKLIQATLSKLGSPPEDAWEYLDLVALAIASDIVPILGENRLLMYEGLRRIQTNPRIGLRMLALQGGQDLASCSTSQIVFGIGPRINAAGRMGDAAEAVELMIATNPDRALKQAQRLEKLNGERRLMDSKTFEEAVQLMESRASTCMQHAIVLHHPGWHLGVIGIVASRLVERFYRPTVLLTTANGMAKGSARSVPGYNIYDAIRSCDHLLAKFGGHAFAAGLTLPVAHLEAFTEQLNEVVSQTIQPNQLKAEIVVDAPLALQDITPRFKQILEQFGPFGPQNRQPVFMGTGVQVKSQPTLVGRDGHLKFQVQQGHNGQASPTFDVIGFGLHALYPTVRESLQYGRPLDMLFTIDENNFMGQTSFQLRAKDLKLAG
- a CDS encoding peptidylprolyl isomerase produces the protein MWMHHLSGNPLFWALVVATLLVIPACQKHQASTEAIEKQSPASKNPLPTLSDTTATDPHHYAEITTPLGKMVVRLYEETPKHRDNFIKLATSGFYDGLFFHRVMSGLMIQGGDPNSKNNNPADDGLGGPGYVIDSEILPYSFHKRGEVCALQSAEVPGKSSGSQFYIVQGGEPIPKMILDDQEAQVRELTGLKEFRFSQEARRHYSRAGGAPWLDLQFSCFGEVVSGLSTIDRLAQLETPRTLGEAGSEPALLDRPRQIQKARMAVKMLAEFPKDGIKVH